One stretch of Danio rerio strain Tuebingen ecotype United States chromosome 6, GRCz12tu, whole genome shotgun sequence DNA includes these proteins:
- the hdac7b gene encoding histone deacetylase 4 isoform X3: protein MSHHQQHRTLERGRRSTQEDKLSLRKESEQTGAGCSLSVRRKLYEYICNKQHRTSAGQDIQQRELDRQEEDNPLRRTASEPILKLRSKRSMTGRQNPLQRKTSAPPAVGDPDSMAVSASSATVSSLDNQMNRQELIQTTTYSASSGKEDSPLQISIQHPVLWPAYAATAYNPQVFTLYPHIFTVTGQQWPPMPHRPLIKSQSAPSYIQQYTHIHTPAYTLVQPMYQQQWPQETFQQHTLPEKVSVGPAWPESPGDLGRFRKRTSEEVRISSQSPLESCNRQGVQLKENLEWRHKIFHQQVSRVHSFPDTFDTRLSSHSASALDMRKPNFTTGLVYEMMKHRCDCRDSSCGLHEADRVTSIWSRLQECGLRSQCKLLKGRSATVEELLSVHSEELVCFFTGPEPYRSQMDIGTMWKNPRNSEALKMAVGSVTELALCVARGDLRNGFAVVTPPGHHASRSQTLDSIVFNSVAIAAKQLQEQLKVKKILIVDWDVHHGSGTESIFYTDPSVLYISLHRYDDGAFFNGTGDPSRVGCDVGRGYNVNVAWSGGLRPPMGDAEYLAAFRTVVMPIAHEFSPNVVLVSAGFDAAEGHPAALGGYRVSPKCFGWLTQKLMELAEGRVVLVLEGGYELVSLCDASQACVSALLGNEPEPLSEVELLRSPCANAVCSLEKVLHVQSLHWRSVRSMLNTVSLSYVKAERRVSAGSEAALVLSGLNMTVPHRRQ, encoded by the exons ATGTCTCACCATCAGCAGCACCGGACACTGGAGAGAGGGAGGAGGAGCACACAAGAGGACAAACTGTCTTTGAGGAAAGAGAGCGAACAAA CAGGTGCTGGCTGTAGTCTCTCGGTGAGAAGAAAGCTGTATGAGTATATCTGCAATAAGCAGCACAG GACATCTGCAGGTCAGGACATACAGCAGCGTGAATTAGACCGACAGGAAGAGGACAATCCACTAAGAAGAACAG ccTCTGAGCCTATTCTGAAGCTGCGATCAAAGAGAAGTATGACGGGGAGACAGAATCCATTGCAGCGTAAAACCAGCGCGCCCCCTGCTGTCGGGGATCCAGACTCCATGG cgGTTTCTGCCAGTTCTGCTACAGTTTCATCACTAGATAATCAAATGAATCGTCAAGAGCTGATTCAAACCACAACCTACAGTGCATCATCAGGCAAG GAAGACTCTCCTTTACAAATCAGCATTCAGCACCCCGTCCTCTGGCCTGCATATGCTGCCACTGCTTACAATCCTCAGGTCTTCACTCTTTATCCACATATTTTTACAG TTACTGGGCAGCAGTGGCCGCCGATGCCTCATAGACCTTTAATCAAATCCCAGTCAGCACCTTCTTATATACagcaatacacacatatacacactccgGCTTATACACTGGTACAACCCATGTACCAACAACAGTGGCCACAAGAGACATTCCAGCAACACACCCTTCCAGAAAAG GTTTCAGTTGGCCCAGCATGGCCTGAGTCTCCTGGAGATCTGGGAAGGTTCAGAAAGAGAACAAGTGAGGAAGTACGCATTTCATCTCAATCCCCGCTTGAAAGCTGTAATCGACAGGGAGTTCAGCTGAAAGAAAACTTGGAATGGAGACACAAAATATTTCACCAGCAGGTTTCACGTGTGCATTCCTTTCCAGACACCTTTGACACACGTCTGTCTTCACATTCAGCCTCAGCTCTGGACATGAGAAAACCAAACTTCACCACAG GCTTGGTGTATGAGATGATGAAGCATAGGTGTGACTGTAGAGACAGCAGCTGTGGTCTTCATGAAGCTGACCGAGTTACAAGTATCTGGTCAAGACTGCAGGAGTGTGGCCTGAGGAGTCAGTGTAAG CTGCTTAAAGGCAGGTCAGCCACTGTCGAGGAGCTACTCTCAGTCCATTCAGAGgaacttgtttgttttttcactgGACCAGAACCATATCGAAGTCAAATGGACATTGGTACGATGTGGAAAAATCCCAGAAATTCAGAGGCACTGAAGATGGCTGTTGGTAGCGTGACAGAGCTAGCGCTGTGTGTGGCCAGAGGAGACCTGAGG AATGGCTTTGCTGTAGTCACACCTCCTGGACATCATGCATCACGTTCTCAAACACT TGACTCCATTGTTTTTAATTCTGTGGCCATTGCAGCTAAACAGCTTCAAGAACAATTAAAGGTTAAAAAGATCCTTATTGTAGATTGG GATGTTCATCATGGCAGTGGAACTGAGTCGATATTCTACACAGATCCCAGTGTCCTCTATATTTCTCTGCATCGCTATGATGATGGCGCATTTTTCAATGGTACTGGAGATCCCAGCAGG GTAGGATGTGATGTTGGAAGAGGTTATAATGTAAATGTGGCCTGGTCGGGAGGACTGAGACCTCCAATGGGAGATGCTGAATACCTCGCTGCATTCAG AACGGTAGTCATGCCAATTGCTCATGAGTTTTCCCCAAATGTGGTCCTGGTTTCAGCTGGTTTTGATGCTGCCGAGGGGCATCCAGCTGCTCTGGGAGGATACAGAGTCTCCCCTAAAT GTTTTGGATGGCTGACGCAGAAGTTAATGGAGCTTGCTGAAGGACGAGTAGTGCTGGTGTTAGAGGGAGGTTATGAGCTTGTCTCCCTTTGCGATGCGTCCCAAGCTTGTGTCAGTGCTCTTCTAGGAAatgag CCTGAGCCTTTATCTGAGGTGGAGTTACTGAGAAGTCCCTGTGCTAATGCAGTCTGTTCTCTGGAGAAAGTGCTGCATGTTCAGA GTTTGCACTGGCGTTCAGTGCGGTCCATGCTGAATACTGTGTCTCTGTCCTATGTTAAAGCAGAGAGGAGAGTCTCGGCAGGCAGTGAAGCTGCTTTAGTGCTGAGTGGCCTCAATATGACTGTTCCACACAGAAGACAGTAA
- the hdac7b gene encoding histone deacetylase 4 isoform X8, producing MDIGTMWKNPRNSEALKMAVGSVTELALCVARGDLRNGFAVVTPPGHHASRSQTLDSIVFNSVAIAAKQLQEQLKVKKILIVDWDVHHGSGTESIFYTDPSVLYISLHRYDDGAFFNGTGDPSRVGCDVGRGYNVNVAWSGGLRPPMGDAEYLAAFRTVVMPIAHEFSPNVVLVSAGFDAAEGHPAALGGYRVSPKCFGWLTQKLMELAEGRVVLVLEGGYELVSLCDASQACVSALLGNEPEPLSEVELLRSPCANAVCSLEKVLHVQSLHWRSVRSMLNTVSLSYVKAERRVSAGSEAALVLSGLNMTVPHRRQ from the exons ATGGACATTGGTACGATGTGGAAAAATCCCAGAAATTCAGAGGCACTGAAGATGGCTGTTGGTAGCGTGACAGAGCTAGCGCTGTGTGTGGCCAGAGGAGACCTGAGG AATGGCTTTGCTGTAGTCACACCTCCTGGACATCATGCATCACGTTCTCAAACACT TGACTCCATTGTTTTTAATTCTGTGGCCATTGCAGCTAAACAGCTTCAAGAACAATTAAAGGTTAAAAAGATCCTTATTGTAGATTGG GATGTTCATCATGGCAGTGGAACTGAGTCGATATTCTACACAGATCCCAGTGTCCTCTATATTTCTCTGCATCGCTATGATGATGGCGCATTTTTCAATGGTACTGGAGATCCCAGCAGG GTAGGATGTGATGTTGGAAGAGGTTATAATGTAAATGTGGCCTGGTCGGGAGGACTGAGACCTCCAATGGGAGATGCTGAATACCTCGCTGCATTCAG AACGGTAGTCATGCCAATTGCTCATGAGTTTTCCCCAAATGTGGTCCTGGTTTCAGCTGGTTTTGATGCTGCCGAGGGGCATCCAGCTGCTCTGGGAGGATACAGAGTCTCCCCTAAAT GTTTTGGATGGCTGACGCAGAAGTTAATGGAGCTTGCTGAAGGACGAGTAGTGCTGGTGTTAGAGGGAGGTTATGAGCTTGTCTCCCTTTGCGATGCGTCCCAAGCTTGTGTCAGTGCTCTTCTAGGAAatgag CCTGAGCCTTTATCTGAGGTGGAGTTACTGAGAAGTCCCTGTGCTAATGCAGTCTGTTCTCTGGAGAAAGTGCTGCATGTTCAGA GTTTGCACTGGCGTTCAGTGCGGTCCATGCTGAATACTGTGTCTCTGTCCTATGTTAAAGCAGAGAGGAGAGTCTCGGCAGGCAGTGAAGCTGCTTTAGTGCTGAGTGGCCTCAATATGACTGTTCCACACAGAAGACAGTAA
- the hdac7b gene encoding histone deacetylase 7 isoform X6, whose protein sequence is MSHHQQHRTLERGRRSTQEDKLSLRKESEQTGAGCSLSVRRKLYEYICNKQHRTSAGQDIQQRELDRQEEDNPLRRTASEPILKLRSKRSMTGRQNPLQRKTSAPPAVGDPDSMAVSASSATVSSLDNQMNRQELIQTTTYSASSGKEDSPLQISIQHPVLWPAYAATAYNPQVFTLYPHIFTVTGQQWPPMPHRPLIKSQSAPSYIQQYTHIHTPAYTLVQPMYQQQWPQETFQQHTLPEKVSVGPAWPESPGDLGRFRKRTSEEVRISSQSPLESCNRQGVQLKENLEWRHKIFHQQVSRVHSFPDTFDTRLSSHSASALDMRKPNFTTGLVYEMMKHRCDCRDSSCGLHEADRVTSIWSRLQECGLRSQCKLLKGRSATVEELLSVHSEELVCFFTGPEPYRSQMDIGTMWKNPRNSEALKMAVGSVTELALCVARGDLRNGFAVVTPPGHHASRSQTLDSIVFNSVAIAAKQLQEQLKVKKILIVDWDVHHGSGTESIFYTDPSVLYISLHRYDDGAFFNGTGDPSRVGCDVGRGYNVNVAWSGGLRPPMGDAEYLAAFRTVVMPIAHEFSPNVVLVSAGFDAAEGHPAALGGYRVSPKCFGWLTQKLMELAEGRVVLVLEGGYELVSLCDASQACVSALLGNEVCTGVQCGPC, encoded by the exons ATGTCTCACCATCAGCAGCACCGGACACTGGAGAGAGGGAGGAGGAGCACACAAGAGGACAAACTGTCTTTGAGGAAAGAGAGCGAACAAA CAGGTGCTGGCTGTAGTCTCTCGGTGAGAAGAAAGCTGTATGAGTATATCTGCAATAAGCAGCACAG GACATCTGCAGGTCAGGACATACAGCAGCGTGAATTAGACCGACAGGAAGAGGACAATCCACTAAGAAGAACAG ccTCTGAGCCTATTCTGAAGCTGCGATCAAAGAGAAGTATGACGGGGAGACAGAATCCATTGCAGCGTAAAACCAGCGCGCCCCCTGCTGTCGGGGATCCAGACTCCATGG cgGTTTCTGCCAGTTCTGCTACAGTTTCATCACTAGATAATCAAATGAATCGTCAAGAGCTGATTCAAACCACAACCTACAGTGCATCATCAGGCAAG GAAGACTCTCCTTTACAAATCAGCATTCAGCACCCCGTCCTCTGGCCTGCATATGCTGCCACTGCTTACAATCCTCAGGTCTTCACTCTTTATCCACATATTTTTACAG TTACTGGGCAGCAGTGGCCGCCGATGCCTCATAGACCTTTAATCAAATCCCAGTCAGCACCTTCTTATATACagcaatacacacatatacacactccgGCTTATACACTGGTACAACCCATGTACCAACAACAGTGGCCACAAGAGACATTCCAGCAACACACCCTTCCAGAAAAG GTTTCAGTTGGCCCAGCATGGCCTGAGTCTCCTGGAGATCTGGGAAGGTTCAGAAAGAGAACAAGTGAGGAAGTACGCATTTCATCTCAATCCCCGCTTGAAAGCTGTAATCGACAGGGAGTTCAGCTGAAAGAAAACTTGGAATGGAGACACAAAATATTTCACCAGCAGGTTTCACGTGTGCATTCCTTTCCAGACACCTTTGACACACGTCTGTCTTCACATTCAGCCTCAGCTCTGGACATGAGAAAACCAAACTTCACCACAG GCTTGGTGTATGAGATGATGAAGCATAGGTGTGACTGTAGAGACAGCAGCTGTGGTCTTCATGAAGCTGACCGAGTTACAAGTATCTGGTCAAGACTGCAGGAGTGTGGCCTGAGGAGTCAGTGTAAG CTGCTTAAAGGCAGGTCAGCCACTGTCGAGGAGCTACTCTCAGTCCATTCAGAGgaacttgtttgttttttcactgGACCAGAACCATATCGAAGTCAAATGGACATTGGTACGATGTGGAAAAATCCCAGAAATTCAGAGGCACTGAAGATGGCTGTTGGTAGCGTGACAGAGCTAGCGCTGTGTGTGGCCAGAGGAGACCTGAGG AATGGCTTTGCTGTAGTCACACCTCCTGGACATCATGCATCACGTTCTCAAACACT TGACTCCATTGTTTTTAATTCTGTGGCCATTGCAGCTAAACAGCTTCAAGAACAATTAAAGGTTAAAAAGATCCTTATTGTAGATTGG GATGTTCATCATGGCAGTGGAACTGAGTCGATATTCTACACAGATCCCAGTGTCCTCTATATTTCTCTGCATCGCTATGATGATGGCGCATTTTTCAATGGTACTGGAGATCCCAGCAGG GTAGGATGTGATGTTGGAAGAGGTTATAATGTAAATGTGGCCTGGTCGGGAGGACTGAGACCTCCAATGGGAGATGCTGAATACCTCGCTGCATTCAG AACGGTAGTCATGCCAATTGCTCATGAGTTTTCCCCAAATGTGGTCCTGGTTTCAGCTGGTTTTGATGCTGCCGAGGGGCATCCAGCTGCTCTGGGAGGATACAGAGTCTCCCCTAAAT GTTTTGGATGGCTGACGCAGAAGTTAATGGAGCTTGCTGAAGGACGAGTAGTGCTGGTGTTAGAGGGAGGTTATGAGCTTGTCTCCCTTTGCGATGCGTCCCAAGCTTGTGTCAGTGCTCTTCTAGGAAatgag GTTTGCACTGGCGTTCAGTGCGGTCCATGCTGA